In Hirschia baltica ATCC 49814, the genomic stretch ATTTTCCACGCCTTCGGCAATGCCCTTAAAGGCGATTGCGGGGCCAAGGTCAAAATCAGCCAAAAAATCGGCCAGCGCTTTGTCGTCTACTTCGGTATATACTGCCATAATTCTTATGCTTTAGCGCAGTTTTACGGGTAATGTCTTCTAAATTTGCACAGCAGGCGGCAATTTTTGAAACAAATATGTCGTTTGCATAAATAATAGCAGGTTCTGACCAATATATTTCGCTTGTCGGTTGAAAGAATCTGCGTCACGTTCGCATCCAGCAGGGAAGGCTGGTTTAGATGTGGATGTTTTTACTGAAAACTGTGGGGACAGCGCTTTTCATTGCGGCTCTTTCTGAAATCGCAAAAAGATCAACTTTGGTGGCATCTTTAATGGTGGCATTGCCATTGGCGACGATGATGACAGTTGCCAATATCTATATTGATGGCAAAGACGCAGCAGGCGCAACGCGATTTGCAACGACGACATTTTTCCTTGTTCCGCCGGGAATTGCGTTTTTCATCGTTTTGATCGGAGGTCAGAAACTTGGTTTGGCATTTTGGCCGAGTTTTGGTCTGTCTATCATAGCAACGGCTGTATGTTGCTGGGCGGTGATCTTCTTTTTGCGCCGCGCAGGAATAGCTCTCTAACAGGTTTTCATATCTTAGTTGACTTTGAAGAAGAGCAATAAAATGCCCGATATTGCGATCCAGCCTCCAGCGAGAAGTTTAAGTTTAAACGCACCGAGGCTGAGGGCAATTTTACGGGCAATGAAGCCACCAATTAGAGCACCGGGTGCGGTGATGGCTATGATCATCCAAGGTACATTGCCGGCGAATATGTGAAATGGTGCGCCTATTAATACGCTGATGCTAGAGATAAATACGGCCAGTCCTGAACTGGTGGTGATGCAATACCCTCTGACAAAAAGAAATAGAGCAATGATTTCGCCAAGGCCGACAGAGAAAAGCGCATTCGCAAATCCGCCTATAGGCGCAAGGCATAACAAAATCCGCATGTCTTGAGATGAAATTTGAGTTTTCAAAGTATTGTTTGGCTGATTGGCATTTTTTAGCGTGCTGACAACAACAGCAATACCCAAGCAGATTGAAAAAATTTTAAAGGCGAATAACACCCAGAACGGATCAATGAACACCCAATATTGGGTGAGAAGCATGGTCGGAATGGCTAACAGCAATATTAGACCAGCGCTGTTCCAGAAGTCGGATGTTGATATTGAGATAGATTGTGTATTTGGCTTGTACAGATTTTTGCACCAGACAATGGCACCCATTGTCATTCCAAAGCATTGAATTAAGAAGCTGGCTGCAAGAATATTAGCTTGAGATAGAGCAAATTGCCCGCTCTCGTTCATCGCGTTGAAAACAGGCAGAAAAACAACGCCGCCTCCAGTGCCTGAAGCATTGGCAATCGTCGCGCCGAAAATCCCGACAAATAAAAGATACCAGTTTGAAATAAGTGTATCTATATTCAAACGTGCGTTGAAAAGCACGAAAGCATATAAAAGAGCCAGCAAACAACAGGCAGCGGATACGCAAAGCGTGACCCTATTTATGGTCGGAGATGTGAGATTCACTCTATTAGGCTTTTGTGAGCCATTTAGGGGCGTGGAACACAACATTTTCTTTAGCTGTTATGACGTCTTTCACTTCAACATCGAATCTAGCACGACACGCCGCGATAACGCCCTGCACGAGTGTTTCAGGCGCAGAGGCTCCAGCGGAAA encodes the following:
- a CDS encoding DUF3147 family protein, which produces MFLLKTVGTALFIAALSEIAKRSTLVASLMVALPLATMMTVANIYIDGKDAAGATRFATTTFFLVPPGIAFFIVLIGGQKLGLAFWPSFGLSIIATAVCCWAVIFFLRRAGIAL
- a CDS encoding sulfite exporter TauE/SafE family protein; this encodes MNLTSPTINRVTLCVSAACCLLALLYAFVLFNARLNIDTLISNWYLLFVGIFGATIANASGTGGGVVFLPVFNAMNESGQFALSQANILAASFLIQCFGMTMGAIVWCKNLYKPNTQSISISTSDFWNSAGLILLLAIPTMLLTQYWVFIDPFWVLFAFKIFSICLGIAVVVSTLKNANQPNNTLKTQISSQDMRILLCLAPIGGFANALFSVGLGEIIALFLFVRGYCITTSSGLAVFISSISVLIGAPFHIFAGNVPWMIIAITAPGALIGGFIARKIALSLGAFKLKLLAGGWIAISGILLLFFKVN